In Salinisphaera sp. LB1, one genomic interval encodes:
- a CDS encoding sugar ABC transporter substrate-binding protein: MSDSSDHNDKNIDVSRRRILHGALSGGAGLAALTGMGISPAAFAAGKHNTNLPNHPKYKFVFINHVTTNPFFVPTQYGAADACAAFGCTYQWTGSQKSEASVMVNAMDAAISSGVDGIAVALVDQHAFNKPVDRALKAGIPVVSYNADVNNDRLAYIGQKLFDAGKALGQRIVDEVGSGDVVGFIATPGQLNIQPRLNGAKQAIKESGKNITLHEVASGPTVNEEFSRIESFYLGHRNIKGMFAVDAGSTEGVAKTMKKHNLAQKGIKAGGFDMLPGTLDGIESGDLSFTIDQQPYLQGFIPVMELYLYQLSGGLSGIANVNTGLKFVTKDNVGEYLNTKSRFEGNSSKEKVLSRSGPISS, from the coding sequence ATGAGCGATTCATCAGACCACAACGACAAAAACATCGACGTCAGCCGTCGCCGAATCCTGCACGGGGCCCTGAGCGGCGGCGCCGGCCTGGCCGCGCTGACCGGAATGGGGATTTCACCTGCGGCGTTCGCCGCGGGCAAACACAATACGAACCTGCCGAATCATCCGAAATACAAGTTCGTATTCATCAACCATGTGACCACCAATCCGTTCTTCGTGCCGACCCAGTACGGCGCCGCGGATGCCTGTGCGGCCTTCGGCTGTACCTATCAATGGACGGGATCGCAGAAATCGGAGGCCAGCGTCATGGTCAACGCCATGGACGCCGCGATCTCTTCCGGCGTCGACGGTATCGCCGTGGCGCTGGTCGACCAGCACGCGTTCAACAAGCCGGTCGATCGCGCGCTCAAGGCCGGTATCCCGGTGGTCTCCTATAACGCCGATGTCAACAACGATCGGCTGGCGTATATCGGGCAGAAGTTGTTCGATGCAGGCAAGGCGCTCGGCCAGCGGATCGTCGACGAAGTCGGCTCGGGCGACGTGGTGGGCTTCATCGCCACACCGGGCCAGCTCAACATCCAGCCGCGTCTGAACGGCGCCAAGCAGGCGATCAAGGAGTCCGGCAAGAACATCACGCTGCACGAGGTCGCCAGCGGGCCGACGGTCAACGAGGAGTTCTCCCGCATCGAGTCGTTCTATCTCGGGCACCGCAACATCAAGGGCATGTTCGCGGTCGATGCCGGCAGTACCGAAGGTGTGGCCAAGACCATGAAGAAGCACAATCTGGCCCAGAAAGGCATCAAGGCCGGCGGCTTCGACATGCTTCCCGGCACGCTCGACGGCATCGAGAGCGGCGATCTCAGCTTCACCATCGACCAGCAGCCCTACCTGCAGGGCTTCATCCCGGTCATGGAACTGTATCTGTATCAGCTCTCGGGTGGGCTCAGCGGTATCGCCAACGTCAACACCGGCCTCAAATTCGTGACCAAGGACAACGTCGGTGAGTACCTGAACACCAAGAGCCGTTTCGAGGGCAACTCAAGCAAGGAAAAAGTCCTGTCCCGGTCCGGCCCCATCTCGAGCTGA
- a CDS encoding aldose epimerase family protein has protein sequence MTHESKLARGLGLGGRATVLAALLVAGPALASNDSSSASSDSGSQNSHLAVTESDFGKTPQGQQVKRYRLTNRNGMSVDIITFGARVQSIKVPDKDGNVTDVALGFDNVKGYIQNNPYMGATIGRYANRIANGQFTLDGHTYNLPKNNGPNTLHGGPEGFQKQVWQAKEIHPHGTVGVEMTYLSPDGQMGFPGDLVTTVRYTLDNDNDLRIHYSAVSDKDTVINLTNHTYFNLEGAGSGPILNEVAMINADKYSPIDKTEIPLGKARSVKGTPFDFTTPHTFGDRIHAKTTQLMRAEPSQGGYDHNWILNTNGNLDELAARVTDPKSGRELEVYTTQPGVQVYTSNFIHGKYEGKGGKTYHHWSAFTMETQHYPDSPNHPSYPTTELKAGKKFTSTTIFKFLPE, from the coding sequence GCCCGAGGCCTTGGGCTGGGGGGCAGGGCCACCGTACTGGCGGCCCTGCTGGTCGCCGGCCCGGCCCTGGCTTCCAATGACAGCAGCAGCGCGAGCAGCGACAGCGGTAGCCAGAACTCGCATCTGGCCGTCACCGAAAGCGATTTCGGCAAAACGCCACAGGGGCAACAGGTCAAGCGTTACCGGCTGACCAATCGAAATGGTATGTCGGTGGACATCATTACCTTCGGCGCCCGCGTTCAGTCCATCAAGGTCCCCGACAAGGACGGCAACGTAACTGACGTGGCGTTGGGCTTCGATAACGTCAAGGGCTATATCCAGAACAACCCGTATATGGGCGCGACCATCGGGCGATACGCCAACCGCATCGCCAATGGCCAGTTCACCCTCGACGGCCATACCTATAACCTGCCGAAAAACAACGGCCCGAATACATTGCACGGCGGCCCCGAGGGGTTCCAAAAGCAGGTCTGGCAGGCCAAGGAAATCCACCCGCACGGCACGGTCGGGGTGGAGATGACCTACCTGTCGCCGGACGGACAAATGGGGTTCCCGGGCGATCTCGTGACGACGGTGCGCTATACGCTGGATAACGACAACGATCTGCGGATCCACTATTCGGCGGTCAGTGATAAAGACACGGTGATCAACCTCACCAACCACACTTATTTCAATCTGGAAGGTGCAGGCAGCGGTCCGATCCTCAACGAGGTCGCGATGATCAATGCCGATAAGTACAGCCCGATCGACAAGACCGAAATTCCGCTCGGCAAGGCCCGTTCGGTCAAGGGCACCCCGTTCGACTTCACCACCCCGCACACCTTTGGCGACCGCATTCACGCCAAGACCACCCAGCTGATGCGCGCGGAACCCAGCCAGGGCGGCTATGACCATAACTGGATCCTGAACACCAACGGCAATCTCGACGAATTGGCCGCCCGGGTCACCGATCCCAAGTCCGGCCGCGAGCTGGAGGTCTACACGACCCAGCCGGGCGTTCAGGTCTATACCTCGAACTTCATCCACGGTAAATACGAGGGTAAAGGTGGCAAGACCTATCACCACTGGAGCGCCTTCACCATGGAGACCCAGCATTATCCGGATTCGCCGAATCACCCGTCGTATCCGACCACCGAACTGAAAGCGGGCAAGAAGTTCACGTCCACTACTATCTTCAAGTTCCTGCCCGAGTAA